Proteins encoded together in one Lathyrus oleraceus cultivar Zhongwan6 chromosome 5, CAAS_Psat_ZW6_1.0, whole genome shotgun sequence window:
- the LOC127083213 gene encoding probable terpene synthase 2 isoform X2: MSHAVPEITRPCVNFRPSIWGDVFLQYDSELLEINDNMKKQAQIQKEEVNEFFQSSSNNNISQKLNIIDSLQRLGISYHFETEIDEALEQIHNSLIINKEISTKEEDDVHFLALAFRLLRQKGHHISSGSFNEKVDKHVQGMWSLYEAAHLKIRGEDILDEALDFTQAYMNSKTTINQLSSFLHAQVTQCLRKPLHKGVPRLETRCYISSYEQDPSHSKVLLNFAKLDFNMLQKMHQKELASITMWWKKSDFTTKVPYARDRVVEAYFWPLAMSYEPNYATSRKIGGKLVSCISLLDDTYDAFGTVEELEIFTEAIQRWDFNLIQSLPECMKVVFKTVVGLWVEIEMILVENGKSNFVLPYIKHAFYNLAQSYLVETKWGNEGFIPTYDEYKANGLISSTIPLSLISFIGLGESSNKELLDWISSDPTIINAVAAIGRLADDVSSHKFEQQRVHVASAVECCMKQYEVSQEEAYKIIHKDIEDFWMDINEECLMLRSIPRSVLDCILNVARVTEFTYENYEDKYTNGELLKDYVVQLLIDPITIEQNE, from the exons ATGTCTCATGCAGTACCTGAAATCACACGACCTTGTGTGAACTTTCGTCCTAGCATTTGGGGAGATGTTTTCCTTCAATATGATTCTGAGTTACTG GAAATCAATGACAATATGAAGAAACAAGCACAGATACAAAAAGAGGAAGTGAATGAATTTTTTCAATCTTCAAGCAATAATAATATCTCACAAAAACTAAACATCATTGACTCATTGCAACGTTTGGGAATATCTTATCACTTCGAAACTGAAATTGACGAAGCATTAGAACAAATCCACAATAGTTTAATTATCAATAAAGAAATAAGCACAAAAGAAGAAGATGACGTTCACTTTCTGGCATTAGCATTTCGCTTGCTTAGGCAAAAAGGACATCACATTTCATCAG GGAGCTTCAATGAAAAGGTTGATAAACATGTTCAAGGAATGTGGAGCTTGTATGAAGCAGCGCATTTAAAGATTCGCGGAGAAGATATATTAGATGAAGCACTTGATTTCACACAAGCTTACATGAATTCCAAAACTACTATCAATCAATTGAGTAGTTTTCTTCATGCACAAGTAACTCAATGTTTAAGGAAACCTCTGCATAAGGGAGTTCCTAGATTGGAGACAAGGTGTTACATATCTTCCTATGAACAAGATCCTTCGCATAGTAAAGTTCTTTTAAACTTTGCAAAATTAGATTTCAACATGCTACAGAAAATGCATCAAAAAGAACTTGCCAGCATCACCAT GTGGTGGAAAAAATCGGACTTTACGACGAAAGTCCCTTACGCAAGGGATCGAGTAGTCGAGGCATACTTTTGGCCATTGGCTATGTCCTATGAGCCTAATTACGCTACTTCAAGAAAGATAGGAGGAAAATTGGTGTCATGCATTTCTCTTTTAGATGATACTTATGATGCATTCGGCACGGTTGAAGAACTCGAAATCTTCACAGAGGCAATCCAAAG GTGGGATTTTAATCTCATTCAATCACTTCCAGAGTGCATGAAAGTGGTATTCAAAACAGTTGTAGGACTATGGGTTGAAATTGAGATGATATTGGTAGAGAATGGAAAATCAAATTTCGTGCTGCCATATATTAAACATGCC TTTTATAACCTGGCACAATCCTACTTGGTTGAAACAAAATGGGGCAATGAAGGATTCATACCAACATACGACGAATACAAGGCGAACGGACTTATATCTTCTACAATCCCTCTTTCACTAATATCTTTCATTGGACTTGGAGAATCTTCAAACAAAGAGTTGCTTGATTGGATTTCCAGTGATCCAACAATCATCAATGCTGTAGCGGCTATTGGCAGACTCGCGGACGACGTGTCCTCGCATAAGTTTGAGCAGCAAAGAGTGCATGTTGCTTCAGCAGTTGAATGTTGCATGAAGCAATATGAAGTGTCACAAGAAGAGGCCTATAAAATCATTCACAAGGATATTGAAGATTTTTGGATGGATATAAATGAAGAGTGCCTCATGTTAAGGAGTATCCCAAGGTCTGTGCTTGATTGTATTCTTAATGTGGCAAGAGTAACTGAGTTCACCTATGAAAACTATGAGGATAAATACACAAATGGGGAACTGTTGAAAGATTATGTTGTTCAGCTGCTCATAGATCCAATAACCATCGAGCAAAACGAGTAG
- the LOC127083213 gene encoding probable terpene synthase 2 isoform X1, which translates to MSHAVPEITRPCVNFRPSIWGDVFLQYDSELLEINDNMKKQAQIQKEEVNEFFQSSSNNNISQKLNIIDSLQRLGISYHFETEIDEALEQIHNSLIINKEISTKEEDDVHFLALAFRLLRQKGHHISSDIFKIFKNNKGSFNEKVDKHVQGMWSLYEAAHLKIRGEDILDEALDFTQAYMNSKTTINQLSSFLHAQVTQCLRKPLHKGVPRLETRCYISSYEQDPSHSKVLLNFAKLDFNMLQKMHQKELASITMWWKKSDFTTKVPYARDRVVEAYFWPLAMSYEPNYATSRKIGGKLVSCISLLDDTYDAFGTVEELEIFTEAIQRWDFNLIQSLPECMKVVFKTVVGLWVEIEMILVENGKSNFVLPYIKHAFYNLAQSYLVETKWGNEGFIPTYDEYKANGLISSTIPLSLISFIGLGESSNKELLDWISSDPTIINAVAAIGRLADDVSSHKFEQQRVHVASAVECCMKQYEVSQEEAYKIIHKDIEDFWMDINEECLMLRSIPRSVLDCILNVARVTEFTYENYEDKYTNGELLKDYVVQLLIDPITIEQNE; encoded by the exons ATGTCTCATGCAGTACCTGAAATCACACGACCTTGTGTGAACTTTCGTCCTAGCATTTGGGGAGATGTTTTCCTTCAATATGATTCTGAGTTACTG GAAATCAATGACAATATGAAGAAACAAGCACAGATACAAAAAGAGGAAGTGAATGAATTTTTTCAATCTTCAAGCAATAATAATATCTCACAAAAACTAAACATCATTGACTCATTGCAACGTTTGGGAATATCTTATCACTTCGAAACTGAAATTGACGAAGCATTAGAACAAATCCACAATAGTTTAATTATCAATAAAGAAATAAGCACAAAAGAAGAAGATGACGTTCACTTTCTGGCATTAGCATTTCGCTTGCTTAGGCAAAAAGGACATCACATTTCATCAG atatatttaaaattttcaaaaacaataaagGGAGCTTCAATGAAAAGGTTGATAAACATGTTCAAGGAATGTGGAGCTTGTATGAAGCAGCGCATTTAAAGATTCGCGGAGAAGATATATTAGATGAAGCACTTGATTTCACACAAGCTTACATGAATTCCAAAACTACTATCAATCAATTGAGTAGTTTTCTTCATGCACAAGTAACTCAATGTTTAAGGAAACCTCTGCATAAGGGAGTTCCTAGATTGGAGACAAGGTGTTACATATCTTCCTATGAACAAGATCCTTCGCATAGTAAAGTTCTTTTAAACTTTGCAAAATTAGATTTCAACATGCTACAGAAAATGCATCAAAAAGAACTTGCCAGCATCACCAT GTGGTGGAAAAAATCGGACTTTACGACGAAAGTCCCTTACGCAAGGGATCGAGTAGTCGAGGCATACTTTTGGCCATTGGCTATGTCCTATGAGCCTAATTACGCTACTTCAAGAAAGATAGGAGGAAAATTGGTGTCATGCATTTCTCTTTTAGATGATACTTATGATGCATTCGGCACGGTTGAAGAACTCGAAATCTTCACAGAGGCAATCCAAAG GTGGGATTTTAATCTCATTCAATCACTTCCAGAGTGCATGAAAGTGGTATTCAAAACAGTTGTAGGACTATGGGTTGAAATTGAGATGATATTGGTAGAGAATGGAAAATCAAATTTCGTGCTGCCATATATTAAACATGCC TTTTATAACCTGGCACAATCCTACTTGGTTGAAACAAAATGGGGCAATGAAGGATTCATACCAACATACGACGAATACAAGGCGAACGGACTTATATCTTCTACAATCCCTCTTTCACTAATATCTTTCATTGGACTTGGAGAATCTTCAAACAAAGAGTTGCTTGATTGGATTTCCAGTGATCCAACAATCATCAATGCTGTAGCGGCTATTGGCAGACTCGCGGACGACGTGTCCTCGCATAAGTTTGAGCAGCAAAGAGTGCATGTTGCTTCAGCAGTTGAATGTTGCATGAAGCAATATGAAGTGTCACAAGAAGAGGCCTATAAAATCATTCACAAGGATATTGAAGATTTTTGGATGGATATAAATGAAGAGTGCCTCATGTTAAGGAGTATCCCAAGGTCTGTGCTTGATTGTATTCTTAATGTGGCAAGAGTAACTGAGTTCACCTATGAAAACTATGAGGATAAATACACAAATGGGGAACTGTTGAAAGATTATGTTGTTCAGCTGCTCATAGATCCAATAACCATCGAGCAAAACGAGTAG